The following are encoded in a window of Miltoncostaea marina genomic DNA:
- a CDS encoding response regulator codes for MTIRVLIADDQALVRDGFGMILDAQPDIEVVGEASDGREAIELARELRPDVVLMDIRMPHVDGIEATRRLGAEGAASPRILMLTTFDGDDYVYEAMKAGASGFLLKDVRRDELVSAVRVIAGGDALLAPALTRRLIEDFVRRPRPGGGAGEGLGELTEREREVVRLVARGLSNAEIAASLVVSEATVKTHVARILSKLGLRDRVQVVVAAYESGFVRPGEDA; via the coding sequence GTGACCATCCGGGTGCTGATCGCCGACGACCAGGCCCTGGTGCGCGACGGCTTCGGCATGATCCTCGACGCCCAGCCGGACATCGAGGTGGTCGGCGAGGCCTCGGACGGCCGCGAGGCGATCGAGCTCGCCCGCGAGCTGCGGCCGGACGTGGTCCTGATGGACATCCGCATGCCGCACGTGGACGGCATCGAGGCCACGCGGCGCCTCGGCGCGGAGGGCGCGGCGTCGCCCCGCATCCTCATGCTCACCACCTTCGACGGCGACGACTACGTCTACGAGGCGATGAAGGCCGGCGCCAGCGGCTTCCTGCTGAAGGACGTGCGCCGCGACGAGCTGGTGAGCGCCGTGCGCGTCATCGCGGGCGGCGACGCCCTGCTCGCCCCCGCGCTGACGCGCCGGCTGATCGAGGACTTCGTGCGCCGGCCGCGTCCGGGGGGCGGGGCGGGGGAGGGGCTCGGCGAGCTCACCGAGCGCGAGCGCGAGGTGGTGCGGCTGGTGGCGCGCGGCCTGTCGAACGCCGAGATCGCCGCGTCGCTGGTCGTGTCCGAGGCGACCGTCAAGACCCACGTGGCGCGGATACTCTCCAAGCTCGGCCTGCGCGACCGCGTGCAGGTGGTCGTGGCGGCGTACGAGTCGGGGTTCGTGCGCCCGGGGGAGGACGCGTGA
- the thrS gene encoding threonine--tRNA ligase yields the protein MHVTLPDGTRLELPEGATGHDAAAAIGPGLAKAAVAVRVGDEIRDLALPLADGDAITIVTPKSGDDYLYVMRHSAAHVTAEAVGAVIPGARLGFGPPIEDGFYYDFELPRPLTEEDFPAIEAEIARIRSAKAPFARSVMSIDDARAYFAERDDTYKVDQVEELARQGEETVSLYRQRDFVDLCRGPHVQDTGRIGPVKLLSVAGAYWRGSEKNPQLTRLYATAFTSKADLDAHLERLEQARARDHRRLGRDLGLFHFDDYGPGFPFFLPRGMTVVNGIKAAVRDELETMGYDEIQTPTMLSDELWKISGHWDHYRDNMYFAEVEDQRFAIKPMNCPGACLVYRSRRHSYRELPLRFAEFGHVHRHELSGVLHGLFRVRAFTQDDAHVFCRLDQVQDEVRAVLALTDRFYRRFGFERVDLKLSTKPEKAVGTPEMWEAAEEALRNALGDRPYGIKEGDGAFYGPKIDFEVTDVMGRAWQLGTCQLDFNFPERFDLTYTTADDTEERPVMIHRAITGSLERFLGILIENTGGDFPLWLAPEQARVLPVADRHAPYAEAVRTRLRERGLRAEVDGRSGSVGRRIRDGELDKVPFLLVVGDTEADAGTASVRARHGGDRGTMPLGELADWLAAEAQSSAAP from the coding sequence ATGCACGTGACCCTCCCCGACGGCACCCGGCTGGAGCTGCCGGAGGGCGCCACAGGACACGACGCCGCCGCCGCCATCGGGCCCGGCCTCGCGAAGGCCGCGGTCGCCGTCCGCGTGGGCGACGAGATCCGCGACCTGGCGCTCCCGCTCGCCGACGGCGACGCGATCACGATCGTCACGCCGAAGAGCGGCGACGACTACCTGTACGTGATGCGCCACTCAGCGGCGCACGTCACGGCGGAGGCGGTCGGGGCCGTCATCCCCGGCGCCAGGCTGGGCTTCGGCCCGCCCATCGAGGACGGCTTCTACTACGACTTCGAGCTGCCGCGGCCCCTCACCGAGGAGGACTTCCCGGCCATCGAGGCCGAGATCGCCCGCATCCGCTCCGCCAAGGCGCCGTTCGCGCGCAGCGTGATGTCGATCGACGACGCGCGCGCCTACTTCGCCGAGCGGGACGACACCTACAAGGTCGACCAGGTCGAGGAGCTCGCCCGCCAGGGCGAGGAGACGGTCTCGCTCTACCGCCAGCGCGACTTCGTCGACCTCTGCCGCGGCCCGCACGTGCAGGACACCGGCCGCATCGGCCCGGTCAAGCTGCTGTCGGTGGCCGGCGCGTACTGGCGCGGCAGCGAGAAGAACCCGCAGCTCACCCGCCTCTACGCCACGGCCTTCACATCGAAGGCCGACCTCGACGCCCACCTGGAGCGGCTCGAGCAGGCCCGCGCGCGCGACCACCGCCGGCTGGGCCGCGACCTCGGCCTCTTCCACTTCGACGACTACGGCCCCGGGTTCCCCTTCTTCCTCCCGCGCGGGATGACCGTCGTGAACGGCATCAAGGCGGCGGTGCGCGACGAGCTCGAGACCATGGGCTACGACGAGATCCAGACGCCCACGATGCTCTCGGACGAGCTCTGGAAGATCAGCGGCCACTGGGACCACTACCGCGACAACATGTACTTCGCGGAGGTCGAGGACCAGCGGTTCGCGATCAAGCCGATGAACTGCCCCGGGGCCTGCCTGGTCTACCGCAGCCGGCGCCACTCCTACCGCGAGCTGCCGCTGCGCTTCGCCGAGTTCGGCCACGTGCACCGCCACGAGCTGTCGGGCGTGCTGCACGGCCTGTTCCGGGTGCGGGCGTTCACCCAGGACGATGCCCACGTCTTCTGCCGCCTCGACCAGGTCCAGGACGAGGTGCGCGCGGTGCTGGCGCTCACCGACCGCTTCTACCGCCGCTTCGGCTTCGAGCGCGTCGACCTCAAGCTCTCCACGAAGCCCGAGAAGGCCGTCGGCACCCCCGAGATGTGGGAGGCCGCCGAGGAGGCGCTGCGCAACGCGCTCGGCGACCGGCCCTACGGCATCAAGGAGGGCGACGGCGCCTTCTACGGCCCCAAGATCGACTTCGAGGTCACCGACGTCATGGGCCGCGCCTGGCAGCTCGGCACCTGCCAGCTCGACTTCAACTTCCCCGAGCGCTTCGACCTGACCTACACGACGGCCGACGACACGGAGGAGCGCCCGGTGATGATCCACCGCGCGATCACCGGGTCGCTCGAGCGCTTCCTCGGCATCCTGATCGAGAACACCGGCGGCGACTTCCCGCTCTGGCTCGCGCCCGAGCAGGCGCGGGTGCTGCCGGTGGCCGACCGCCACGCGCCCTACGCCGAGGCCGTCCGCACCCGGCTGCGCGAGCGCGGCCTGCGGGCCGAGGTCGACGGCCGCTCCGGCTCGGTCGGCCGCCGCATCCGCGACGGCGAGCTCGACAAGGTGCCGTTCCTGCTGGTGGTCGGCGACACCGAGGCCGACGCCGGCACGGCGTCGGTGCGGGCCCGCCACGGCGGCGACCGCGGCACCATGCCGCTCGGCGAGCTCGCGGACTGGCTCGCCGCCGAGGCGCAGTCGTCGGCCGCCCCATGA